Proteins encoded in a region of the Orcinus orca chromosome 8, mOrcOrc1.1, whole genome shotgun sequence genome:
- the LOC101272797 gene encoding LOW QUALITY PROTEIN: olfactory receptor 6M1-like (The sequence of the model RefSeq protein was modified relative to this genomic sequence to represent the inferred CDS: inserted 1 base in 1 codon; substituted 1 base at 1 genomic stop codon) — translation MAVGNCLTVTEFTLTAFPALLELRISLFVALLLAYTLTAMENIIIISLIWTDNRLXTPMYFFLSNLSFLDILYTTVVTPKLLACLLGEKKNMSFAGCITQTYFSFFLGTVEFILLALMSFDCYGAICNPLRYTIILNSRACLLMILGCWLGAFLPVLVPTIVVTRLLYCSKEINHXFCDIAPLLQVACIDTRLTEKVNFLLSALVILSSLAFTTGSYVYIISAILHIPSAQGRPKAFSTCASHITIVSIAYGSNIFVYVRLSQNHSLDFDKVATVLITVVTPLLNPFIYSLRNEKVKDVLREAMNRIMSLVLRKT, via the exons ATGGCCGTGGGGAATTGCCTCACAGTGACTGAGTTCACCCTGACTGCCTTCCCAGCCCTCCTGGAGCTTCGAATATCCCTCTTTGTGGCTCTCTTGTTGGCTTACACACTAACAGCAATGGAAAACATTATCATCATCTCCCTAATATGGACTGATAATCGCCTATAAACCCCAATGTACTTTTTCCTCAGTAATTTGTCCTTTCTGGATATTTTGTACACCACTGTCGTTACCCCAAAGTTGCTAGCCTGCCTCctaggagagaagaaaaacatgtcCTTTGCTGGCTGCATTACTCAAACatatttctccttctttctggGAACCGTGGAGTTTATCCTCTTGGCACTGATGTCCTTTGACTGCTACGGGGCCATCTGTAACCCACTGCGCTACACCATCATCTTGAACAGCAGGGCTTGCCTCCTGATGATTCTGGGCTGTTGGTTGGGAGCCTTCCTACCCGTGTTGGTACCAACCATAGTAGTGACAAGGCTACTCTACTGTAGCAAAGAAATTAATC TTTTCTGTGACATTGCCCCTCTTCTACAGGTGGCCTGTATAGATACTCGTCTCACTGAGAAGGTAAACTTTCTCCTATCTGCCCTTGTCATCCTGAGTTCCCTGGCATTCACTACTGGATCCTACGTCTACATCATTTCTGCCATCCTGCACATCCCCTCAGCCCAAGGCCGTCCAAAAGCTTTTTCCACCTGTGCTTCCCACATCACCATCGTTTCCATTGCTTATGGGAGCAACATCTTTGTGTATGTGAGACTCAGTCAGAACCACTCCCTGGATTTTGACAAGGTAGCCACTGTCCTCATTACCGTAGTGACCCCTCTTCTGAACCCTTTTATTTATAGCTTGAGGAATGAAAAAGTGAAAGACGTGTTGAGAGAGGCAATGAACAGAATCATGTCCCTGGTACTAAGGAAAACCTGA